The sequence below is a genomic window from Carassius gibelio isolate Cgi1373 ecotype wild population from Czech Republic chromosome A17, carGib1.2-hapl.c, whole genome shotgun sequence.
TGAGGTTGCAGTGCGACTCAAAGTCTTTGTTCTGAGAAGATGAAACACTTCCTGAGCCAGGTGAAGCTCAGAGCAGCatctttttatcaatatttttttctctctctattcaATTGGTTTTGAAGAGCTTTTGAATACTCTCACAAGGCTGAAGAATTTCTGAGTGAAAGTAGGATGACAGTGAAAAGCAAAGAAACAGAAATTGCTTCATCTCTACAAAGGTTCACTCTCTCACTCCGACATATAAAAAATAAGTTGCTGGAAAATTGCTTAAAATTAGGGTCATAGGTATTATCATGAGTCTGATAGCTTCCTTTAGTTCTCTGTATCATGTGAGTGGCCATGTACAATCTTTTCAGTCTGTAATGAAAAACTTAAGtcatgttgtattatttttttgagcCAAGGAATTAAAGAAACAGCACATCATCTTaagatatttaatttttcttactaATTTGCCAATGTCTATAATAAAACATCTTATTGACCATTTGGATAAGAGACAGACAGTGcccaaaataaatattcataatagattttatgatttattgatatgttgatgttgtttgttcactttttaaatgcaatttccaATGTGCCTACACAGTACACGTAATGATCATATTCTTGTTGTTTCCTTGTTTGTTCAAGGATGCTGTGCTGCAGTATTATAGTCATGAACAGACCAGCAAACAATATAAACTTAATATCTCCATACAATTATTATACAACATGATCAGTTTTACACAACAGGCTCTAAGGATGAGATTTCAGCTGTCACCATCTCAATGCCCAAATTCCTGTTTGTGGTACTCTGCATTTTACCATGAGAGATCCTTTGCCTATTCATGTTGTAATGCAATCTGGTTATGAAGTAGGTTAGAAACAGGGAGGAGATGAGACATAAATCATTCTGCCCATGGAAGGAATGACCTGGTTGCCTGTTTAACAATTACATTCAACCAGtataaaatatgttattacaTACCTCAGAATATATCACCTCTATGAAGAAAAAtgagaaaattatatttatctGTAACCTTAACCTGGATTTGTCAACTCTGAAAAGTATTTcacaaatgttaaatatatgaATCTAATATCTAATGATTTGTGTGTGCTCTTTAACCCTAGAGTGCATACAGAGGATTAGTCACTGAAATAATGTTTCTTGTGGTTTCTAATGCTTGAAATGAGTTGTGTAGTTAAATAAGAATAAAGCAGGTGGACTGGAGAATAAATGAAAAGCAGACAAGAAGTGTCTAATGTGGATCTCAATTCAATGGGCTCCTATTAAAAGCATCCCAGGTGGCACATGAGAGAATGCCAATAGTGTGCAGAGCTGTAAGGAAGGTTGGCTACTTTGAGAAATCGAGAGTAGTATAGAATTTTTTTGCGCAACAAGCCGTGGACAGAAAGGTGCAAAGATAATGTGCTTATCCCGTCTGCAAGGATTATAGCTACATCATCTGCAAATTTCTCATATTAAAACACATATAATATAAACGCtgaacataatatacaaatactcATACTGAATTCAATATTTTACTGTACTTGTACATGGCATGTGAACAAATgttcaaacaaatgaataaacgCTTATAATGACTATAAAAAtagaatgcattttgttttaagaaaacCTCTGAGGTCAATAAGCGTCATGTGGCTCACTTTTTGCACTCATTTCAGTTTTGAGGTAATTATTCCTCCAGCGTCGAGGAATGAACAAATTCGCTTTCAAAATCTTTAGTGTGCTTAATGTGACTTTCAGATTGATAATTTGTAGGGCTTTTTAGCGCAAATCtcgttttacatttgtaaaacaaaacaacaacataaaaacaagTATGTTTTGCCGATGTAACGATTAATACTGTAGTCGCTTGAGCGGAGTTCTGGTGCTATACTTACCACCTTTTTTTGTGGGAGGCAAAAATGCTTTACTTTTTGGTTGTTTGATTTCCTTTATGATAATGCAGAATAAAACCTGTTCCGCATACTTtgtaatactactaataaatatcACTAATAATTAGTTTTAGCTTCATGTGAGGAGGCCttggataagaaaaaaaaacacaaaaaaacgaaATCATTCATTAATAATTTGGCCTGGGATCCCCTCGCACTCCATGAGTCCGGTGGAGGTGAATGGTGTGATAGTGTCCAGGGAAATCTCCCCGTCGCACTCAAACTGTCCTATGTTGGGTAAGAGCAAGTTTTTGTGGTTGCGGGACACGTTCGAGGTAACCGAATCCTTATCAAACGAAAGACGGGGCTCTTTTCTAGGGTTCGGGATCTGGACAGCCAGCGGTTGAGCTTCCTTCTGAAGCGTCGTGTCGTGTTGATACGACACCAGCTCGTTACTGAAATTCACCGCCTCCACTGTGGTGCTGGGGAAAATTTTGTTGCAACCCAAAATCGAGGAGAACGCTTTCCTGAAGTCCGCGTTAAACGCATAAATAACGGGATTGAGGGAGGAATTGGCCCAGCCGAACCACACGAAGATGGTGAAGGTAGTGTCACTCACGCACTGGCAGAAGGGCACCATGCAGTTGAGCACGAAAAAGGGCAGCCAGCAGAACACAAAGACCCCCATAATGATCGAGAGTGTTTTTAAAACTTTGGTCTCTTTCTTGAAAGTGGTTTTCAGCGAGTTCTCGTTGGAGCAGTCGTTGGACTGGTGATGGTTTTGCGCGTGCTCCGCTGCCCTTTCCAAAGAGGAGATCCTGCGGATCTGTGTTTGCGCAATACGGAATATCCTCGTGTACGTGGCGATCATGATGATCACGGGTATGTAGAAACTTATCAGCGAAGACGAGATGGCATACGTCCGGTTCAGATTGGCTTTGCAGTTGTCGCTGTAGTCGGTGCCGTTACCAGCCCCTGCGCCCTGGTCACCTTCCTCAGCCATGTGCCAATTGAGCTGGACCGGGATAAAAGAGATGAGGATGGACAGCGTCCAAGCCACTCCGATCATCATGAAAGCCACCCGGTGGGTCATCTTGCGCTCGTAGCGGAACGGGCTCGCTATGGCCCAGTAGCGGTCCACGCTGATGATGCACAGGTTGAGGATGGACGCGGTGGAGCACATGATGTCAAAGGCGATCCAGATGGCGCAAAACCGGCCGAAGAGCCAAGTGCCCGCCACCGCGGATATCGCCTCCCATGGCATCACCAGGACGGCTACGAAGAGATCAGAAACGGCCAGAGAAATTACGAAAAAGTTGGTCACTTTGGAGCGGAGGTGCCTGAATTTGACCACGGCGGCACACACGAGCGTATTCCCTAGCAGCGTGGAGACGATGAGAAGGAAGAGCACGAAACCCAGCAGAGCGCGCACGCTGTTCTGTCCGTCTCCATCCTCTTCCTCTTGCGCACCGTGCGCGCGGTCCTGCGTGTGGTTTGTACCGTTTTCCATCTCTAAAAACATATCCGGGAAGTATTGCATCTGACCAAATCGCTTCATAATGGACATTTACCTTCTTTTAGGATACGCTTTATGAGTGACAGGTCCGATATCCTGCTCTATCCCATGTTGGCAAGTTGGGGAAACTGCGTCCGTTCCCGGTGCTGAGCGCGTGGAATGACCCACATTCATGCGCTGGTGTGACTCGCTCGAGAAGTTCTCGCTTTGTGATTGGTTTATGTCCACACTGCTGAGTCAACATGCTTTCCCTCCGAATGAATATAttcctatataatatataattacctGAAATCTCATTTCCACAGGtctgcagaaattacacacagaAAGCTCTGtctataataacattttacaaacgATAAGTCAACACAGACATTTTGACAAATGGTGACAAATGACAGTGCAAACAGATATCGCAACAACATATATGAAGCCTACtatttacacatttaataaatatataataatttatatttaagttgCAAAGTTCTGCATGCTGTTGAATCCAATTTACCACAGAAGGATTCAGTAATATTAAGAAttcaacatttttaatgaaattaatattttttttacatataacttATAGTGCAACATGATTGACATTATAGTGCAATTATAGGTCttgtttaaataagtttaataGTCTGAAAAGCTGCACTATTATTTCATAGGGGAACAGTGTTTGTGAATGGCAGCTGCATACGTGTCAAGGTGCATTTTCTTCTGGTTTTGGTTTTAGGTTTCCCAGTCTATTCGGAACTCCTCTTTATTCAACAGTCAAACGTGTTATGGATACTGCATTTCAAaaaatttaggttttttttatttttaaagtatatgtGGATACTAGGAACTTCAGATTAGTGAAATTTCAAACATACATAAAGCGTTTAACAGTTGTAAAATCGTATAGCTACTGCAGATGTATAGCTTTTAAATTGATACACTTATTCTTGTTGCAGATCCCTT
It includes:
- the LOC127933530 gene encoding D(1)-like dopamine receptor gives rise to the protein MSIMKRFGQMQYFPDMFLEMENGTNHTQDRAHGAQEEEDGDGQNSVRALLGFVLFLLIVSTLLGNTLVCAAVVKFRHLRSKVTNFFVISLAVSDLFVAVLVMPWEAISAVAGTWLFGRFCAIWIAFDIMCSTASILNLCIISVDRYWAIASPFRYERKMTHRVAFMMIGVAWTLSILISFIPVQLNWHMAEEGDQGAGAGNGTDYSDNCKANLNRTYAISSSLISFYIPVIIMIATYTRIFRIAQTQIRRISSLERAAEHAQNHHQSNDCSNENSLKTTFKKETKVLKTLSIIMGVFVFCWLPFFVLNCMVPFCQCVSDTTFTIFVWFGWANSSLNPVIYAFNADFRKAFSSILGCNKIFPSTTVEAVNFSNELVSYQHDTTLQKEAQPLAVQIPNPRKEPRLSFDKDSVTSNVSRNHKNLLLPNIGQFECDGEISLDTITPFTSTGLMECEGIPGQIINE